GTTGGACTTGGTCTCGGACAGCTTCCCCTGGAGGAGCTCCATCGCCTCCACAACCCCCATGCTGGCCAAGACCTTCCGGAGGACCCACATCCGGTTCAGTTCTTCTGGGGTCAGGAGCAGCTCCTCCTTGCGGGTCCCGGACCGGAAGATGTCGATGGTAGGAAACATCCGCTTGTCTAACAAGCGGCGATCCAGATGGAGCTCCATATTCCCGGTGCCCTTGAACTCCTCAAAGATCACATCGTCCATCCGGCTCCCGGTGTCGACCAAGGCTGTCGCGATGATGGTAAGGGATCCTCCCCCCTCGGTGTTCCGGGCCGCCCCAAAGAAGCGCTTGGGACGCTGCAGGGCGTTTGCGTCAATTCCCCCTGAGAGGACTTTGCCGCTCGGCGGACAGACCGCATTATACGCGCGGGCGAGTCGGGTGATCGAGTCGAGCAGGATGACCACATCCCGCCTGTGCTCGACGAGACGTCTCGCCTTTTCCAAGACCATCTCCGCCACCTGGACGTGGCGACTGGCTGGTTCGTCGAATGTCGAGCTGATCACCTCCGCCTTGACCGACCGCTGGAAATCGGTCACCTCTTCCGGACGTTCATCGATCAGGAGGACGATGAGAAATATCTCTGGATGATTCTTGGTGATGCTGTCCGCAATCTTTTGCAGGAGGATCGTTTTCCCGGTCCGGGGCTGCGCCACGATCAATCCCCGCTGCCCTTTCCCGATGGGCGTGATCAAATCCATGACCCGCATACTGATCTCATTCCCGGTGGTCTCCAGGCTGATCCGCGCATCGGGAAAGAGAGGGGTCAGGTTGTCGAAAAGGGTCTTGTCTTTAATAAGTTCCGGATCTTCAAAGTTGACCGCCTCCACCTTCAGGAGGGCGAAATACCGCTCCCCCTCCTTCGGCGGGCGGACCTGGCCCGACACGGTATCGCCGGTCCTC
This Candidatus Methylomirabilota bacterium DNA region includes the following protein-coding sequences:
- the rho gene encoding transcription termination factor Rho is translated as MNLAELTEKTIPELNTIARSLGMVGASALRKQELIFKILEAQAEKNGLIFAEGVLEVLPDGFGFLRAPHYNYLPGPDDIYVSPSQIRRFDLRTGDTVSGQVRPPKEGERYFALLKVEAVNFEDPELIKDKTLFDNLTPLFPDARISLETTGNEISMRVMDLITPIGKGQRGLIVAQPRTGKTILLQKIADSITKNHPEIFLIVLLIDERPEEVTDFQRSVKAEVISSTFDEPASRHVQVAEMVLEKARRLVEHRRDVVILLDSITRLARAYNAVCPPSGKVLSGGIDANALQRPKRFFGAARNTEGGGSLTIIATALVDTGSRMDDVIFEEFKGTGNMELHLDRRLLDKRMFPTIDIFRSGTRKEELLLTPEELNRMWVLRKVLASMGVVEAMELLQGKLSETKSNADFLRSMNT